The following are from one region of the Rhodothermales bacterium genome:
- a CDS encoding thymidylate synthase, whose product MYQYLDLLRHVKANGVRKEDRTGTGTLSVFGYQMRFDLQAGFPLLTTKKVFFKGLAYEMLWFLQGSTNIQYLTDNGVSIWNEWADAEGNLGPVYGKQWRAWRTADGREIDQIAGVIHTIKTNPDSRRILVNAWNVGEIDQMALPPCHLFYQFYVANGRLSCSLYIRSNDLFLGAPFNIAEYALLTHMIAQQCDLGVGELVYTIGDAHIYTNHLDQVDEQLAREPLPLPKLNILRKPASIFDYRYEDFEVVDYRHHPPIKAPVAV is encoded by the coding sequence TTGTATCAATACCTCGATCTCCTCCGCCACGTAAAAGCGAACGGCGTCCGTAAGGAAGACCGGACCGGCACCGGCACGCTCAGCGTCTTCGGCTACCAGATGCGGTTCGACCTGCAGGCCGGCTTTCCGCTCCTCACCACCAAAAAGGTGTTCTTCAAAGGCCTCGCCTACGAAATGCTCTGGTTCCTCCAGGGCAGCACCAACATCCAGTACCTGACCGATAATGGCGTCAGCATCTGGAACGAATGGGCGGACGCCGAGGGCAACCTGGGCCCGGTCTACGGCAAGCAGTGGCGCGCCTGGCGCACGGCCGACGGGCGCGAGATCGATCAGATCGCCGGCGTCATCCACACGATTAAAACCAACCCGGACAGCCGGCGCATCCTCGTCAACGCCTGGAACGTGGGCGAAATCGACCAGATGGCGCTCCCGCCCTGCCACCTCTTCTACCAGTTCTACGTCGCGAACGGCCGGCTGTCGTGTTCGCTCTACATCCGCTCGAACGACCTCTTCCTCGGAGCCCCGTTTAACATCGCGGAGTACGCGCTCCTGACCCACATGATCGCCCAACAGTGCGACCTGGGCGTCGGCGAACTGGTTTATACCATAGGCGACGCACACATCTACACGAACCACCTCGATCAGGTGGACGAACAGCTCGCCCGCGAGCCGCTGCCGCTGCCGAAGCTGAACATCCTCCGAAAACCTGCGTCGATTTTCGACTACCGCTACGAGGATTTTGAGGTCGTCGATTACCGGCACCACCCTCCCATCAAGGCGCCGGTGGCGGTTTAA
- a CDS encoding dihydrofolate reductase, with product MPRPEIVLIAAVAENNRVIGKGLELPWHISEDLKHFKKHTLGMPLVMGRRTFESLVHQFGGPLKNRRNIVLSTRGPVEGFPEIETYPSAEALLDALKDEPVVYIGGGGGVYAHFLPLADRLEITLVEGDYDGDAFFPPFEHLIGREFEIEEEHPRNGYRFVTYRRIRG from the coding sequence ATGCCCCGCCCCGAAATCGTCCTCATCGCCGCCGTCGCAGAGAACAACCGGGTGATCGGGAAAGGCCTCGAATTGCCCTGGCATATTTCGGAGGACCTGAAGCATTTCAAAAAACACACGCTCGGGATGCCGCTCGTGATGGGCCGGCGCACGTTTGAGTCGCTCGTCCATCAATTCGGCGGACCGCTCAAGAACCGCCGCAACATCGTCCTCTCCACCCGTGGCCCCGTCGAAGGCTTCCCGGAGATCGAAACCTATCCCTCCGCCGAGGCCCTCCTCGATGCGCTGAAGGACGAACCCGTGGTGTACATCGGCGGAGGCGGAGGGGTGTACGCGCATTTTTTGCCCCTGGCCGATCGGCTGGAGATCACGTTGGTCGAGGGTGACTACGACGGCGACGCGTTCTTCCCGCCGTTCGAGCACCTCATCGGGCGGGAGTTCGAGATCGAGGAGGAGCACCCGCGCAACGGCTACCGGTTTGTCACCTACCGGCGAATCAGGGGGTAG